Proteins from one Myxococcales bacterium genomic window:
- a CDS encoding ABC transporter permease produces the protein MSAQTGRAALADAPPSSRRIDRARIRMERLRNDPNPIWMREMRQAARLGRTPIILAIITGLMALLMCAVGGVASVSTEPAKVGVALFHTFFSLAFAVVTWIAPAVAASTIASERGGRTWEALSLTGLGASTIAQGKFLASVSYISLYIVMLVPVGALPFLFGGVSATEVLAAFALLFCFGVLSVAFGLSISSQFSSTAVAIVVTLLIAIPLSLLIYLLGGVALSVAVHDLWPAIPRGAPVWLPTAYVRADFGLEYLAFLVVAPLATVALPAWFLYEITVANMAGVSDDRSSGVRRWFLVAAPVFAVASVVPAFTVPTDKWAAVAIALSLTFVFLIVMAFVFAGEPLGPSRRVLIHWDRQKIGPVRRYLGPGVTRAASLLMFMGTGALALQVAVGVVLELHAGAPDAEENALRVITFGGYLAAYCLFLAGFGAFSRARSSTTSVPRALLVAVLFLTTAGPWLLMAVAGVLTDGSDSAFVFASPSPTYVFVMLKQIGSTSVERDLVLAAGAACAAGWALLGLGLFGGAASRTRKIIREHQKSQRELDAMLAAEDQSANRQASDAPPAEAGDRVEA, from the coding sequence GTGAGCGCCCAGACTGGTCGTGCCGCGCTGGCGGACGCCCCGCCCTCGTCGCGACGCATCGACCGCGCCCGCATCCGCATGGAGCGGCTCCGCAACGATCCCAACCCGATCTGGATGCGCGAGATGCGGCAGGCGGCCCGCCTGGGTCGCACCCCGATCATCTTGGCGATCATCACCGGCCTGATGGCGCTCTTGATGTGCGCCGTGGGCGGCGTCGCAAGCGTGTCGACCGAGCCTGCGAAGGTCGGGGTGGCGCTGTTTCACACCTTCTTCTCCCTGGCCTTCGCCGTGGTCACCTGGATTGCGCCGGCCGTGGCCGCCAGCACCATCGCCAGCGAACGCGGGGGCCGCACCTGGGAGGCGCTGTCGCTCACGGGGCTCGGAGCGTCGACCATCGCCCAGGGGAAGTTCCTGGCCTCGGTCAGCTACATCTCGCTCTACATCGTGATGTTGGTCCCGGTCGGGGCGCTGCCCTTCTTGTTCGGCGGCGTGAGCGCCACCGAGGTCCTGGCCGCGTTTGCCCTGCTGTTTTGTTTTGGGGTGCTGTCGGTCGCCTTTGGGCTCAGCATCAGCTCGCAGTTCTCGAGCACCGCGGTGGCCATCGTGGTCACGCTGCTCATCGCCATCCCGCTCTCGCTGTTGATCTACCTCCTGGGTGGCGTGGCGTTGTCGGTCGCGGTGCACGATCTCTGGCCGGCCATCCCCCGGGGCGCGCCGGTCTGGTTGCCCACCGCCTACGTGCGCGCCGACTTCGGTCTCGAGTACCTGGCCTTCCTGGTTGTGGCACCGCTCGCCACCGTCGCGCTGCCGGCGTGGTTCCTCTACGAGATCACGGTCGCAAACATGGCGGGCGTCAGCGACGACCGGTCGAGCGGCGTACGCCGTTGGTTCCTGGTTGCAGCGCCGGTGTTTGCTGTCGCCAGCGTCGTGCCGGCCTTCACCGTCCCCACCGACAAGTGGGCCGCGGTCGCCATCGCGCTGTCGTTGACGTTCGTGTTCCTGATCGTGATGGCGTTCGTTTTCGCCGGTGAGCCCCTCGGTCCGTCCCGGCGTGTCCTGATCCACTGGGACCGGCAGAAGATCGGACCGGTCCGGCGTTACCTCGGGCCCGGGGTCACTCGCGCCGCGTCGCTCTTGATGTTCATGGGCACTGGCGCCCTGGCACTGCAAGTGGCCGTTGGCGTGGTGCTCGAGCTCCACGCCGGGGCGCCCGACGCTGAAGAGAACGCGCTGCGGGTCATCACGTTCGGCGGCTACCTGGCGGCCTACTGCCTGTTCCTCGCTGGCTTCGGCGCCTTCTCCCGCGCCCGCTCTTCCACGACCAGCGTGCCCCGCGCGCTGCTCGTGGCCGTGCTGTTCTTGACCACCGCCGGCCCGTGGTTGCTGATGGCCGTGGCGGGCGTGCTCACCGACGGCAGCGATAGCGCGTTCGTGTTCGCCTCCCCGTCCCCCACGTATGTATTCGTAATGCTCAAACAAATCGGCAGCACCTCGGTCGAGCGGGATCTGGTGCTGGCCGCGGGTGCGGCCTGCGCCGCCGGCTGGGCGCTGCTCGGCTTGGGCCTCTTCGGCGGCGCCGCCAGCCGCACGCGCAAGATCATTCGGGAGCATCAGAAGTCCCAGCGCGAGCTGGACGCCATGCTCGCGGCCGAGGATCAGTCCGCGAACCGTCAGGCCTCGGATGCGCCGCCCGCGGAAGCCGGCGACCGAGTGGAGGCTTGA
- a CDS encoding VWA domain-containing protein, producing MPPALTAQLPWIALAAGVLAWSAYLVWAIRSRGLARRRVLLGASVFAALPALYLGLTWARLVEEHYLRFERPILTLPAAVVVAIIAHRLLDLSSRQGRLRRGLTELLIMASALAAALAVSGAELGKPLDRLAILVAIDRSRSIDLVPDADARVRGELQVAELAMRDDDRIGTIAFAAEASVEDPLRPRTRLPAPQKVELGRDGTDLSGAIRRALAEVPADSAARIVVLSDGVSTRGDPQEAAAAAVAAGVPIDVVPLDQAKVPDVRVAALRMPSRASEGETIEMRIVTSATAETPIEVRISRDGVPLRKGNAKVAAGEDVLRLREQAPGPGLHRYDVEITSLDPKLDVRPEDNTGSTFMRVRGQASALVMEGDPKLAQAMVRALEAAAFHVDSVGPSSVPADIAGFASYDVLVLSDIPAPDLSSTQIDAIASYVRDLGGGLLLMGGDKSMGPGGYGKTPLEEVSPVSFDLKQERRRASLSEVIAIDYSGSMAMRAGKNTKLELANEAAARSAELLGSGDHLGVMHVDTVVKWTVPLAPVTNKAAISKAIRAVGPGGGGIYVDLTLREAYAALDREKVNLKHLLLFADGSDAEERAGAFGLVAGAKARGITTSVISLGRGSDSTDLEKMARLGDGRFYLVEDAGRLPSIFAQETVLAAKSSISEVTFKVQAGSPGPAVRGIDLSALPQLTGYVVTIPKGRSQVHLRGPEGDPILATWSIGIGRAAAFASDFKDRWGQAWTSSPEAARLFGQLARDITRRADDPRVRLEADAAGGELHVRANLVGDDGRAESFRRLKVKVGGPDGFTREVPLEAVGAGAYSATLPLSRPGAYIATAIDEMAGDPVATTGAVLSAGEELRPTGTDRGLLTRLTEITGGRVRDTLAGIFQERSVKRFAYTSLTPPLLLLAALTLLFGVGARKLALPERLSNLPTRLRARLQARGARAEAAREAKLSEAQSAGATLGALRERKQERGADLPRPTVTTDAPPASVPHFGHASPAARPVVGRPSAVSAPRTSHRAPEPDASGPTPSARGMSAAEILLAKRRGRRS from the coding sequence ATGCCTCCCGCCCTCACCGCCCAGCTTCCCTGGATCGCGCTCGCGGCAGGGGTGCTCGCCTGGTCGGCCTACCTGGTCTGGGCGATCCGGAGCCGAGGTCTCGCGCGGCGCCGCGTGCTCCTCGGCGCCAGCGTCTTCGCTGCCCTGCCCGCGCTCTATCTGGGGCTGACCTGGGCGCGCCTGGTCGAAGAACACTACCTGCGGTTCGAGCGCCCGATCCTCACGCTCCCGGCCGCGGTGGTGGTGGCCATCATCGCCCACCGGCTGCTCGATTTGTCCTCGCGACAGGGTCGGCTTCGCCGGGGACTCACCGAGCTGCTGATCATGGCCTCGGCGCTGGCTGCGGCGCTTGCCGTCAGCGGCGCCGAGCTGGGCAAACCCCTCGATCGGCTGGCGATCCTGGTCGCGATCGATCGCAGCCGGAGCATCGATCTGGTGCCGGACGCCGACGCCCGCGTGCGCGGTGAGCTCCAGGTGGCGGAGCTGGCGATGCGAGACGACGATCGCATCGGCACCATCGCCTTCGCCGCGGAGGCTTCGGTAGAAGATCCACTCCGGCCGCGCACGCGCCTGCCGGCGCCGCAGAAGGTCGAGCTGGGTCGCGACGGGACGGACCTCTCCGGGGCAATTCGCAGGGCTCTGGCCGAGGTTCCAGCGGACTCGGCCGCACGCATCGTGGTCCTCTCGGACGGCGTCTCGACCCGCGGGGACCCGCAGGAGGCAGCGGCCGCAGCCGTAGCGGCGGGCGTCCCCATCGACGTGGTCCCGCTCGATCAGGCCAAGGTGCCCGACGTGCGGGTCGCCGCGCTGCGCATGCCGTCGCGTGCAAGCGAGGGTGAGACCATCGAGATGCGAATCGTCACCTCTGCCACCGCCGAGACGCCGATCGAGGTGCGCATCTCACGGGACGGGGTGCCACTGCGCAAGGGCAACGCGAAGGTCGCCGCCGGCGAGGACGTGCTGCGGCTGCGCGAGCAGGCGCCTGGCCCGGGGCTCCACCGCTACGACGTCGAGATCACCTCGCTCGACCCCAAGCTCGACGTCCGGCCCGAGGACAACACCGGGTCGACCTTCATGAGGGTTCGCGGGCAGGCTTCGGCGCTGGTCATGGAGGGCGATCCGAAGCTGGCCCAGGCGATGGTCCGCGCGCTCGAGGCGGCGGCCTTCCACGTCGACAGTGTGGGTCCGAGCAGCGTCCCGGCGGACATCGCGGGCTTCGCCTCCTACGACGTGCTCGTGCTCTCGGACATCCCGGCGCCGGACCTGTCTTCGACCCAGATCGACGCCATCGCGAGCTACGTTCGTGACCTCGGAGGGGGCCTGCTGCTCATGGGCGGTGACAAGTCCATGGGCCCGGGCGGCTACGGCAAGACGCCGCTCGAAGAGGTCAGCCCCGTGTCCTTCGATCTGAAACAGGAGCGAAGGCGGGCCAGTCTCTCCGAGGTGATCGCCATCGATTACTCCGGTTCCATGGCGATGCGAGCGGGGAAGAACACCAAGCTCGAGCTGGCCAACGAGGCGGCAGCGCGGTCAGCGGAGCTGCTCGGCAGCGGCGACCACCTCGGTGTGATGCACGTCGACACGGTCGTGAAATGGACCGTGCCGCTCGCACCAGTGACGAACAAAGCGGCCATTTCCAAGGCAATTCGCGCGGTGGGCCCGGGCGGTGGCGGCATCTACGTCGACCTCACGCTACGCGAGGCCTACGCGGCACTCGACCGAGAGAAAGTGAACCTGAAGCATCTGCTCCTGTTCGCTGACGGGTCGGACGCGGAGGAGCGGGCCGGCGCGTTCGGCTTGGTCGCGGGCGCCAAGGCGCGCGGCATCACCACCAGCGTGATCTCGCTGGGGCGTGGCTCGGACTCCACCGATCTGGAGAAGATGGCGCGCCTGGGCGACGGACGTTTCTACCTGGTCGAGGACGCCGGCCGGCTCCCCAGCATCTTCGCTCAAGAGACGGTGCTGGCTGCCAAGAGCTCGATCAGCGAGGTCACGTTCAAGGTCCAGGCCGGCTCACCGGGGCCTGCGGTCCGGGGCATCGATCTGTCGGCGCTACCGCAGCTCACCGGCTACGTGGTGACCATCCCGAAGGGTCGCTCGCAGGTCCACCTCCGGGGCCCCGAGGGAGATCCGATCCTGGCGACTTGGTCGATCGGCATTGGCCGCGCCGCGGCCTTCGCCAGTGACTTCAAGGACCGCTGGGGCCAAGCCTGGACGAGCTCGCCGGAAGCCGCGCGCCTGTTCGGTCAGCTCGCCCGGGACATCACCCGCCGCGCTGACGACCCGCGCGTGCGCCTGGAAGCCGACGCAGCGGGTGGAGAGCTGCACGTCCGCGCCAATCTGGTGGGCGACGACGGACGCGCCGAGAGCTTCCGGCGCTTGAAGGTCAAGGTGGGCGGGCCCGACGGGTTCACGCGGGAGGTCCCCCTCGAGGCCGTCGGCGCCGGAGCCTACTCGGCGACCTTGCCCCTCTCACGCCCGGGCGCGTACATCGCCACCGCCATCGACGAGATGGCCGGTGATCCGGTCGCGACCACCGGCGCCGTGCTGAGCGCCGGGGAAGAGCTACGTCCGACGGGCACGGACCGCGGCCTGCTCACACGGCTCACGGAGATCACGGGCGGTCGCGTGCGCGACACGCTGGCGGGGATTTTCCAGGAGCGCAGCGTAAAACGCTTCGCGTACACGAGCCTCACGCCACCGCTGCTGCTCCTGGCGGCGCTCACGCTCCTCTTCGGAGTGGGCGCGCGCAAGCTGGCGCTGCCGGAGCGCCTCTCCAACCTTCCAACCCGCTTGCGGGCGCGGCTGCAGGCTCGGGGTGCCCGAGCCGAAGCGGCTCGGGAAGCGAAGCTGAGCGAAGCCCAATCGGCAGGCGCCACGCTCGGCGCGCTCCGCGAGCGAAAACAAGAGCGCGGCGCCGACCTGCCAAGGCCCACCGTGACGACGGATGCGCCCCCGGCGAGCGTGCCGCACTTCGGGCACGCGTCCCCGGCGGCACGCCCGGTTGTTGGCAGACCGAGCGCCGTCAGCGCCCCTCGGACGTCCCATCGGGCCCCCGAGCCCGACGCTTCCGGTCCCACCCCCTCCGCGCGCGGGATGAGCGCGGCGGAGATCTTGCTGGCAAAGCGGCGCGGACGGCGCTCGTGA
- the panB gene encoding 3-methyl-2-oxobutanoate hydroxymethyltransferase, translating to MKPPDKVTVPILRARKGAGPKIAMVTAYDATLGRLLDEGGADILLVGDSLGMVVQGHSNTLGVTVEEICYHGRAVARAVRRAHLVGDMPFMSFQVSPEKALENAGLMLKTGGFEAVKLEGGAVVAEQVRRIVEAGIPVMGHVGLLPQSVHAMGGFRVQGKGEDAAAGVLADAKALEQAGAYSIVLEGLPAPVARRITEAVGIPTIGIGAGPDCDGQVLVCYDFLGMYQDVQPKFVKRFAELGDAVVAAMRDYVAEVRSGAFPSPAHSFGMGKSHATGEATGARPVVVSEPPGYGPTED from the coding sequence ATGAAACCCCCCGACAAGGTCACGGTCCCCATCCTGCGCGCCCGCAAGGGCGCGGGGCCGAAGATCGCGATGGTCACCGCCTACGACGCCACCCTTGGACGACTGCTCGACGAGGGCGGCGCCGACATCCTTCTAGTGGGCGACTCACTCGGCATGGTGGTGCAAGGGCACAGCAACACGCTGGGTGTGACGGTCGAGGAGATTTGTTACCACGGCCGCGCGGTGGCCCGGGCGGTTCGGCGCGCGCACCTGGTCGGCGACATGCCGTTCATGAGCTTTCAAGTGTCGCCGGAGAAAGCACTGGAGAACGCCGGGCTGATGCTCAAGACCGGTGGCTTCGAGGCGGTGAAGCTCGAGGGCGGTGCGGTGGTGGCGGAGCAGGTGCGGCGGATCGTCGAAGCGGGCATCCCCGTGATGGGTCACGTCGGGCTCTTGCCGCAGTCGGTCCACGCGATGGGAGGGTTCCGCGTTCAGGGCAAAGGTGAAGACGCTGCGGCGGGTGTGCTCGCCGACGCAAAGGCGCTCGAACAGGCGGGTGCTTACTCCATCGTGCTCGAAGGGCTGCCGGCTCCGGTCGCGCGGCGCATCACCGAAGCGGTCGGCATTCCCACGATCGGGATCGGCGCGGGGCCGGACTGTGATGGGCAGGTCCTCGTCTGTTACGACTTCCTCGGCATGTACCAGGACGTGCAACCGAAGTTCGTCAAGCGCTTCGCGGAGCTCGGTGACGCGGTGGTGGCAGCGATGCGTGACTACGTGGCCGAGGTTCGATCCGGCGCGTTTCCGAGCCCGGCTCACAGCTTCGGGATGGGCAAATCGCACGCGACAGGCGAGGCGACCGGTGCACGCCCGGTGGTGGTCTCGGAGCCGCCCGGTTACGGCCCGACAGAAGACTGA
- a CDS encoding VWA domain-containing protein gives MPFELRSPGGLWLLGLVAPLVLLYVLKIRRVQLRVASTWLWAVAERDLLAKSPFKRLLLQIPLLLQLLALGLLALAAARPATRGGAIVGDHVAVIVDTSASMGARTASGTTRMQAAREAARNVVRSLGPGADALIIEAGREARIASPLDRDGRRLEAAIARLEPGDIEGNLGRSLAIAVDRLRQLPGQKRIVVVTDRALTDPESLSAVSLPVDVVDVGSDASNTAIVRIDVRSGVDPATKRDQVQAFVLLSHYGKQSRDLFVTLRQRNVTEPLASRKLTLAPGERAPVVLTFEPTAGDRGTGLVVELSPEDALATDDRAYARVPMGRRIPVVLAPSEGAPWVRRALSADPDVELLGSSLAGLSAAGVPDDALVVVDGACPSGLPGGDLLLLNPPAGKCRTATVGDTVERPSITSWSEADPRLRFLTLDGVELTQARKIETEGPGDPLVKTREGVLISDVSSPGRSGTLVGFDVGESNWPLRASFVLFVRNIVELARSHRARGVTGPARTGEPMTVRVPPDVSSVEVEDPTGKKLVIPAKSGLTVVPEVAHAGFYFVSWKGDRAGSVLVSANLTSEAESDISPKAIATGSAAVKVSDAAAVADSHTDWAWLLAALALAFITFDAWWLTRKPRVTTLATAGAPRLPDRPLARGKR, from the coding sequence ATGCCGTTCGAGCTGCGTAGCCCCGGAGGTCTCTGGCTGCTCGGCCTCGTTGCGCCACTGGTGCTGCTCTACGTCTTGAAGATCAGACGGGTGCAGCTGCGCGTCGCATCGACCTGGCTGTGGGCCGTCGCGGAGCGGGATCTTTTGGCAAAAAGCCCGTTCAAACGCCTGCTCTTGCAGATCCCGCTGCTGCTCCAGCTGCTCGCGCTCGGCCTGCTCGCGTTGGCCGCCGCGCGCCCCGCAACCCGCGGCGGCGCCATCGTCGGAGACCACGTCGCCGTGATCGTCGATACCAGCGCGTCGATGGGCGCGCGTACCGCCTCAGGCACGACCCGCATGCAGGCGGCGCGGGAGGCAGCCCGCAACGTCGTTCGTTCGCTCGGACCCGGCGCCGATGCGTTGATCATCGAAGCGGGGCGCGAGGCACGCATCGCCTCCCCCCTCGACCGTGATGGCCGCCGCCTCGAGGCCGCCATCGCGCGCCTCGAGCCCGGCGACATCGAGGGCAATCTGGGGCGATCCCTGGCCATTGCCGTCGACCGGCTGCGCCAGCTCCCAGGTCAGAAACGCATCGTGGTCGTGACCGATCGGGCGCTCACGGATCCGGAGTCGCTTTCGGCTGTCTCGCTTCCGGTGGACGTGGTCGATGTCGGCAGCGACGCATCCAACACCGCCATCGTCCGCATCGACGTGCGCAGCGGGGTGGATCCAGCGACAAAACGCGATCAAGTCCAGGCTTTCGTCCTGCTCTCGCACTACGGAAAACAGAGCCGCGACCTGTTCGTGACGCTGCGGCAGCGCAACGTGACGGAGCCGCTCGCATCCCGAAAGCTGACCCTGGCCCCGGGCGAGCGGGCACCCGTCGTCCTGACGTTCGAACCCACCGCAGGCGACCGCGGCACCGGCCTCGTGGTCGAGCTCTCGCCGGAGGACGCCCTCGCGACGGACGACCGCGCCTACGCGCGGGTCCCCATGGGGCGCAGGATCCCGGTCGTGCTCGCGCCGAGCGAGGGGGCTCCGTGGGTGCGGCGAGCCCTGTCTGCTGACCCCGATGTCGAGCTCCTCGGGTCGAGCCTGGCAGGGCTTTCCGCCGCCGGGGTGCCCGACGATGCGCTGGTGGTGGTCGACGGCGCTTGCCCCTCGGGCCTGCCAGGAGGCGATCTCTTGCTCCTGAACCCACCAGCCGGAAAGTGCCGCACCGCGACCGTCGGCGACACGGTCGAACGACCGAGCATCACTTCTTGGAGCGAGGCAGACCCGCGCTTGCGTTTCTTGACCCTGGACGGGGTCGAGCTCACCCAGGCGCGCAAAATCGAGACAGAGGGCCCCGGGGACCCGTTGGTGAAGACACGCGAGGGTGTGCTCATCAGCGACGTGTCGTCCCCGGGTCGCAGCGGCACCCTCGTTGGGTTCGATGTCGGGGAGAGCAACTGGCCTCTCCGAGCATCCTTCGTGCTCTTCGTGCGCAACATCGTCGAGCTTGCACGCTCCCACCGCGCCCGCGGCGTCACGGGTCCCGCGCGCACGGGCGAGCCGATGACGGTGCGAGTGCCCCCCGACGTGAGCTCCGTCGAGGTCGAGGATCCAACTGGCAAGAAGCTGGTGATCCCCGCCAAATCCGGGCTGACCGTGGTCCCCGAGGTTGCCCACGCCGGCTTCTATTTCGTCAGCTGGAAGGGCGACCGCGCCGGCAGCGTGCTGGTCTCTGCCAACCTGACGAGCGAGGCCGAGAGTGACATCTCGCCCAAGGCCATCGCGACCGGCAGCGCCGCCGTCAAGGTCTCGGACGCAGCGGCAGTCGCCGACTCCCACACGGACTGGGCTTGGCTGTTGGCGGCCCTCGCACTCGCCTTCATCACCTTCGATGCCTGGTGGCTGACCCGAAAACCGCGGGTCACCACCCTGGCTACGGCGGGGGCCCCCCGGCTTCCCGACCGGCCGCTCGCGCGAGGCAAACGTTGA
- a CDS encoding ATP-binding cassette domain-containing protein encodes MDVLRDVSFEVGHGEIFGFIGPNGAGKTTTIRIMATLLDPMAGRVEIDGTDVSVDPDEVRKIIGYMPDHAGVYDRITVREYLEFFSDAYRVANIGVVDAVIELTDLGNLQDRLVAALSKGMKQRLGLARILLHDPKILILDEPASDLDPRARIEIRDLLLELRELGKTIFLSSHILTELSDVCTSVGILERGRLVIAGPIGEIAERLEEQRRAGAVGLNPGDESVPRTVQAFVPAPASVRAPMQGAAGEATDPGASAGAPTSADAAAPFPMPAINQPVITAGGAEIPSSTRKRLRLRVLGDSRAVVPLIAGGTGILGVEPGPGGLLTVYYVGNERFVADVVRHLVASGVGIVGVEPERNELERIFLEVTKGDLQ; translated from the coding sequence ATGGACGTGCTCCGGGACGTGAGCTTCGAGGTGGGGCACGGCGAGATCTTCGGCTTCATCGGACCGAACGGCGCCGGCAAGACCACGACCATTCGCATCATGGCGACGTTGCTGGATCCAATGGCCGGTCGCGTGGAGATCGACGGCACCGACGTCTCGGTCGATCCCGACGAGGTGCGAAAAATCATCGGCTACATGCCGGACCACGCCGGGGTCTACGACCGCATCACGGTGCGCGAGTACCTGGAGTTCTTCTCCGACGCCTACCGCGTGGCCAACATCGGTGTCGTCGACGCGGTGATCGAGCTGACCGACCTCGGCAACCTGCAAGATCGCCTGGTCGCCGCCCTGAGCAAGGGCATGAAACAGCGCCTCGGGCTCGCCCGCATCTTGCTCCACGATCCCAAGATCTTGATCTTGGACGAACCGGCTAGCGACCTCGATCCCCGCGCGCGCATCGAGATCCGCGATCTGTTGCTGGAGCTCCGGGAGCTCGGCAAGACCATCTTCCTCTCGAGCCACATCCTCACCGAGCTCAGTGACGTGTGCACCTCCGTCGGCATCCTGGAACGCGGCAGGCTGGTCATCGCCGGGCCGATCGGGGAGATCGCCGAACGCCTGGAGGAGCAGCGGCGCGCCGGGGCCGTCGGTCTGAACCCCGGGGACGAGAGTGTGCCGCGGACGGTCCAGGCCTTCGTGCCAGCACCCGCGTCCGTCCGGGCTCCCATGCAAGGCGCAGCCGGCGAGGCGACCGATCCCGGCGCGAGCGCGGGCGCTCCAACCAGCGCCGACGCCGCGGCTCCTTTCCCGATGCCCGCCATCAACCAGCCGGTGATCACCGCCGGCGGCGCGGAGATCCCGTCCTCGACGCGCAAACGCCTGCGCCTGCGGGTGCTCGGCGACTCGCGCGCGGTCGTACCGCTGATCGCTGGAGGCACCGGGATCCTCGGGGTCGAACCCGGGCCAGGGGGCCTGCTCACGGTCTACTACGTCGGCAACGAGCGCTTCGTCGCAGACGTCGTACGCCACCTGGTCGCGAGCGGCGTTGGCATCGTCGGCGTCGAGCCCGAACGCAACGAGCTCGAGCGCATCTTCCTGGAAGTCACCAAGGGAGATCTGCAGTGA
- a CDS encoding AAA family ATPase, whose protein sequence is MTDPIQSFEARLAQAREASTRLREAIGTVIVGQNAVVDQVLWGLIAGGHVLLEGAPGLGKTLLVRTLASSLELDFSRIQFTPDLMPSDVTGTNVLVMDSTGGATGRFELHRGPIFGQVILADEINRATPKTQSALLEAMQEHAVTIAGTRHVLDQPFFVLATENPIEMEGTYPLPEAQLDRFLLKVLVPNPSEDEMTSILARTTGHQVEPPRSVLHRDEVLSLRALCRDIAVAEPVLRYAARFVAASVPDAPAAPEIVKRGLRYGAGVRGGQSLVLAAKSLALLEGRAQVAFTDIQRVAPPVLRHRMILSFEGEADGVTTDQIVEELTRCVPTRPGAVEQAVQGSR, encoded by the coding sequence ATGACAGACCCGATCCAGAGCTTCGAGGCGCGCCTCGCCCAAGCCCGCGAGGCATCCACTCGGCTGCGCGAGGCCATCGGCACCGTGATCGTCGGCCAGAATGCGGTCGTCGACCAGGTGCTCTGGGGCCTGATCGCGGGCGGTCACGTCCTGCTCGAGGGCGCGCCGGGGCTGGGCAAGACCTTGCTCGTTCGCACCCTCGCCTCGAGCTTGGAGCTCGATTTTTCGCGCATCCAGTTCACGCCGGATCTGATGCCAAGCGACGTGACGGGGACCAACGTGCTGGTGATGGACTCGACGGGAGGCGCCACCGGACGCTTCGAGCTGCACCGGGGACCGATCTTCGGTCAGGTGATCTTGGCCGACGAGATCAACCGCGCGACCCCCAAGACTCAGAGCGCGCTGCTCGAAGCGATGCAAGAGCACGCCGTCACCATCGCAGGCACACGGCATGTGCTGGACCAGCCGTTCTTCGTCCTTGCTACCGAGAACCCCATCGAGATGGAGGGCACCTACCCGCTGCCCGAGGCGCAGCTCGATCGCTTCTTGCTCAAGGTCCTGGTCCCGAACCCTTCCGAGGACGAGATGACCTCGATCCTGGCCCGCACGACGGGCCACCAGGTCGAGCCGCCGAGGAGTGTGCTGCACCGAGACGAGGTGTTGTCGCTTCGGGCCCTGTGCCGCGACATCGCCGTGGCGGAGCCGGTGCTGCGCTACGCTGCTCGCTTCGTCGCCGCGAGTGTGCCGGACGCGCCCGCCGCGCCGGAGATCGTCAAGCGGGGCTTGCGCTACGGCGCCGGCGTGCGCGGTGGTCAGTCCTTGGTGCTCGCCGCCAAGTCGCTCGCGTTGCTCGAGGGGCGCGCTCAGGTCGCGTTCACCGACATTCAGCGCGTTGCGCCACCGGTGCTTCGTCACCGCATGATCCTGAGCTTCGAAGGCGAAGCCGACGGCGTCACGACGGATCAAATCGTGGAAGAGCTGACGCGTTGTGTCCCCACACGGCCCGGTGCGGTCGAGCAGGCCGTGCAAGGCAGTCGATGA
- a CDS encoding DUF58 domain-containing protein translates to MSVSAGLLDPEFVRELEALRRRLEVRARSGASGEHAAKRRGGSAEFQEHRYYEPGDDLRRVDWLAFARTGQPVVKLFRAEEDVVVRLLVDASASLEFGDPPKIEVARRLGAAIGYMALAGSQRAQVLVAGGRESTTGVSRRATARRGRGGLAGLLKDLGQDTPLGRVELARSVDEVLSMSARPGMLVVLSDFFDAGAVTQALTRAVVAGHDVVLMQVVDRREIEPDFEGDYELLDAESGQTLNITMDASTIEAYVLRFAGLVEELRAWARRHGASYVRVGTDEALEGAVRRFVSRSID, encoded by the coding sequence GTGAGTGTCTCGGCAGGCCTCCTCGATCCGGAGTTCGTCCGCGAGCTCGAGGCGCTGCGCCGCAGGCTCGAGGTGCGTGCTCGCTCCGGCGCGTCCGGTGAGCACGCCGCCAAGCGCCGAGGTGGCTCCGCGGAGTTCCAGGAGCATCGGTACTACGAACCCGGGGACGATCTGCGTCGCGTGGACTGGCTGGCGTTCGCTCGCACCGGTCAGCCCGTCGTCAAGCTCTTCCGGGCCGAAGAGGACGTGGTGGTTCGACTGCTGGTCGATGCTTCGGCCTCGCTCGAGTTCGGCGACCCACCCAAGATCGAGGTGGCTCGCCGGCTGGGCGCGGCCATCGGCTACATGGCGCTGGCCGGCTCACAACGAGCCCAGGTGCTGGTGGCAGGCGGGCGCGAGAGCACCACCGGCGTGTCCCGTCGAGCCACGGCGCGGCGCGGGCGCGGCGGGCTTGCTGGATTGTTGAAGGACCTCGGCCAAGACACACCCCTTGGTCGCGTCGAGCTCGCCCGCTCGGTCGACGAGGTGCTCAGCATGTCGGCGCGTCCCGGCATGCTGGTCGTGCTGAGCGATTTCTTCGACGCTGGTGCAGTGACCCAAGCGCTGACACGGGCCGTGGTTGCAGGCCACGACGTCGTGCTCATGCAAGTCGTCGATCGCCGGGAAATTGAGCCCGATTTCGAGGGTGACTACGAGCTCCTGGATGCCGAGTCGGGCCAGACGCTGAACATCACGATGGACGCGAGCACCATCGAAGCTTACGTGCTGCGCTTCGCAGGTCTGGTCGAAGAGCTGCGAGCGTGGGCGCGTCGCCACGGTGCCAGCTACGTGCGGGTCGGCACCGACGAAGCACTGGAAGGTGCCGTCAGGCGTTTCGTCTCACGCTCTATCGACTGA